CGGATAGTCCCGTGTGTCGAGCAGGCCACCGTCTTCGGTCTCGAGGTAACGGAAGTCGTTCCACTCGACCCGCCCGCCGACGCGGAAGCCGTCGAACACGCGGTGGAAGAGTTCGACGTACGCGAGCAGGCTCTGGGGGCGGTAGGTCTCTTCGTTCGACTCCGGCGAGTCCGATCCCAGCCCCCAGAACCGCCGCGCGAGGGTCTCGAATTCGACCTTGCTCTTGAGGAACCAGGTGCCCTTGCCGAAGTAGACCGTCGCCACGGCCTCGGCCGATCCGTGGCCGGTCGTGTGCAGACGCCCCTTCACCGTGAACTCGGAATCGACGGAGAGATCGCCCTGAAGTGGTGTACGGAAGGGTCGGATGGCCTCGAGACCGACCCCGAAGTCGTCCTGGGAGGAGTGGTAGGCCTTGGGCACGAGCACGATCCCGGCCCCGTCGAACCGGGGCGGGAAGAAGTCCCACTCGACCGCCCCGGCCGACGTCGGCAGGACGACGAAGAGCAGGGCCAGGACCGGACCTCGGATCACCCGGCGACCTCCGGGTCGTCGGGTCCACCCTCTCCCGGCCGTGTGGGCCACAGGCCCATCGCCTCGGCGAAGCGGTTCAGGTAGTTGAACATGCCGATCACGCAGGCCATCTCCACGATCTGGTCGTCGTCGAAGTGGGCACGAAGCCGCACGATGTCGGGCTCCTCGATGGCCCGTGCCTCGCGCGTCATGCGCTCGGCGAAGCGCAGTGCCTCGCGCTCGCCCTCGCTCACCGGACAGGTCTCGGGGTCTTCGAGGGTCTCGAGCACCTCATCGCGAATTCCGTGCCGTCTTGCCAAGACGGTGTGCGAGGCGAGTCAGTAGCGGCACTCGTTGATCTGCGACACACGGACCGCGAGCATCTCCTTGAAGCCCACGGTGAGGGTACCGTCGGCCGACAGCACCGCTCCGAAGTGCGCGTTGAACGTCTTCATGAGTTCGGGACGTCGGCCCATCACCCGGAACAGGTTGGGCACGTTCCCGCGCTCGTCGTGGAAGTGTTCGAAGATCCGCTGCAGGCGGGGTTCCACCTCACCCCAGCGGAGGCGCTCCAGGTAGGACACGGGCGACTCCAGGGTAACTGGGCGCGTCGCCGCGGTTCAGCGACTCGAGGACGACACGCCCGTCTCTTCGTCGTCCGTCTCGATCCGGGACGACTTCGGGCTCTCGCGCTGCTCGACCGAGCAGCCGTCGGGCGCCATTCAGGTGGCAATGCCGAATCGCGGCAGCACCCAGCGCTGCAGCGCGAACCAGGCGACCAGGAACAGCAGGACGTAGAGGGTATCCATGGGTGTTCACCCATCCTTCGCCGGGGACGTACGATCAACCGTACGTATCCAAGATGGAGCGGTTCCCGATCTCCCACAAGGCGAAGATCCGCGAGAACCCCACCCGGAGGGGGGCGCCGCCCCGGATTCGCGGCCCCGGGGCCGTCGGGGCTAGACTGACGACTTCCTGCAACGACGAGGAGCCGATCATGGACACCGCCTATCTCGTGACCCGCCCACACCTCGGCCACGTCGCGCCCGAGGACCTCGAATTCGGGCAGAAGATGCTCGGGAAGTTCCTGGGCCAGCTCGTGGGCGCGCCCGAGCCGCCCGAGGCGATCTGCCTGTACACCGAGGGCGTGAAGGCGGCGCTGGAGGGCTCGCCGGTGCTGGGCGACCTCGAGCAGTTGGAGGCCGCCGGGGTCCCGATCCTGCTCTGCGGTACGTGCATCGAGCACTACGGTGTGGCCGACCGCGTGCGCGTGGGCGAGGTGGTCGACATGCAACGGATCGCGATCGCCCTGGGCGGGGCCGACAAGGTCGTCACCGTCTGAGCGGCAGCGCCCCGAGGGTCTTCCCCCGGGGCGCTCCGGATCAGCGCTCCAACCGCAGCCCGGCCATGACCGTGGCCCCCGGCATGGGGTAGCCGCGGTCGATCTCGTACTCGGTGTCGGTCAGGTTCTCGCCGCGCACGAAGGCGGTGACGCCGTGGCCCACCGGCACGTGCAGCGAGGCGTCGAGCAGAACGTAGTCCTCCTGCGTGCCACCACCCGCCGGCGACGGCAGCGACGTGTACAGATCCGACACCGCGTGGGCACCCACGGTGAGCCGGAAGCGCTCGTGGCGGTAGGTCGAGGTCAGGTTCAGGTCGTGTGCGGGGGCCAGTAGCTCGGGGTCCTCGGTGTCGAGCCAGGTGTAGCCGAGCCGGAACTCGAGCTGCCGGACGGGAAACCAACGAAGGCCGGTCTCGACGCCGGCGTGGGAGAACTCGCCACTGTTCAGTCGGCGCGGGGGTCCGGCCGCCTGCGGCACCACCTGGACCAGGTTGTCGCCCTCGGCCACGAAGCCCGTCAGCTCCACGCGCAGCCGCCGGCCCAGCAGCCACTGGTCGACGCCCGCCTCGGTGCTCCACATGCTCTCGGGTTCGAGCTCCGCGTTCGCCGGCGGGAACAGGAACAGGTCGAGCAGCGTGGGGTTGCGGAACGAGCGCCCCGCCGAGGCGCGCAGCGTCGTGCTGCCGGTGAGCTGATGGGTGAGCCCGACGTAGGGCAGCCACTGCGTATCGCCCTCCTCGAGATCGAAGCTCTTCACGAAGCGCAGGCCCGCGGTCAGGTCGAAGCGCGCGGGCAGTCCCTGCTCGAGGAAGCCGTAGACGTCGACCTGGTCGAGCGTCTCGTCCACGAGGTCACCGCCGGCACTCGGGTTGCGGGCGTCGCCGCCGTAACGCGCCAGATCCACGCCGAAGGTGGTCACCGTGGTCTCTCGGGCGCGCAGGCTCTGGTGCGCGGACAACCCGGCGTAGAAGTCGTTCGAGTCGAAGCCGTCGGAGAATTCGTGGTCGCCCCAGCTGTAGAAGGCGCGCAGCGTGCCCTCGAGCCGCTCGCTGCGGTTGTGCAGGGCGATCGAGGTGCGACCGCGCAGGTACTCGCGGATCGAGTCGGCCGGCGCAGTGGCGGCGCCCACGGCGTTGGGCTGTTCGTACTCGGCGTCGACCAGGTTCAGGTCGCCCACCAGTCGCCACTGCGCGCCGAGTTCGCGCTCGACCTTGACCGTGCCTCCGAGATTCTCGAAGCCGTCGTCGAAGTCGTCGCGGTGACCGTCGGTACGGTTGAAGGTGAGTCCGGTGAAGACCGAGGTCGGTCCCTCGTTGTACTGCGCCGAAAGGCTGTTCTCGCTCGTCGTCTCCGAGCCGAAGCTCGTCATGGCCGACGTCGACCAACCCTCGCGCCCGCTGCGGCGGGTGACCAGGTTGATCGCCCCGGCCATGGCGTTGCTGCCGTACAGCACCGACGCCGCTCCACGGATCACCTCGACGCGCTCGACGTCCTGGGTCGCGTAGGTGTCCGAGATCGGATGGCCGAAGATCCCCATGAACTGCGGCTGGCCGTCGATCAGCATGAGGATGCGCGTGTTCGGCTGCCCACTGATCCCGCGGATGCTGATGTTGCCGCCCGAGCCCGGCCCGATGCCGAAGCCCGTGGTGGTGCGCTGCTGCAGGAACACGCCTGGCACGGTGCTGGCCACGGTGGGCAGGACGTTGTCGGTGTCGTCCTCGAGGGTCTCGCGACCAACCACGGTCACCGTCGCGCTCACCGACCGCTGCGGGCGGACGATGCGCGAGC
This genomic interval from Candidatus Krumholzibacteriia bacterium contains the following:
- a CDS encoding carboxymuconolactone decarboxylase family protein: MSYLERLRWGEVEPRLQRIFEHFHDERGNVPNLFRVMGRRPELMKTFNAHFGAVLSADGTLTVGFKEMLAVRVSQINECRY
- a CDS encoding TonB-dependent receptor; translated protein: MKTAAPWLFLFVLFTTFSASPARTQSTEGTSDHPYVLPDTVVVTGSRIVRPQRSVSATVTVVGRETLEDDTDNVLPTVASTVPGVFLQQRTTTGFGIGPGSGGNISIRGISGQPNTRILMLIDGQPQFMGIFGHPISDTYATQDVERVEVIRGAASVLYGSNAMAGAINLVTRRSGREGWSTSAMTSFGSETTSENSLSAQYNEGPTSVFTGLTFNRTDGHRDDFDDGFENLGGTVKVERELGAQWRLVGDLNLVDAEYEQPNAVGAATAPADSIREYLRGRTSIALHNRSERLEGTLRAFYSWGDHEFSDGFDSNDFYAGLSAHQSLRARETTVTTFGVDLARYGGDARNPSAGGDLVDETLDQVDVYGFLEQGLPARFDLTAGLRFVKSFDLEEGDTQWLPYVGLTHQLTGSTTLRASAGRSFRNPTLLDLFLFPPANAELEPESMWSTEAGVDQWLLGRRLRVELTGFVAEGDNLVQVVPQAAGPPRRLNSGEFSHAGVETGLRWFPVRQLEFRLGYTWLDTEDPELLAPAHDLNLTSTYRHERFRLTVGAHAVSDLYTSLPSPAGGGTQEDYVLLDASLHVPVGHGVTAFVRGENLTDTEYEIDRGYPMPGATVMAGLRLER